The proteins below are encoded in one region of Deltaproteobacteria bacterium:
- a CDS encoding acyl-CoA desaturase encodes MAVLLLLVAHSVASVFFQSFFLHRYAAHRMFELTPFWEKFFYLMTYLTQGASFLNPRAYAVLHREHHAHSDTPDDPHSPHQHPGFVSMMLATKRRYDNLVDSDEGDSKLPRWQMLDTWGASYASSILWISLYTGFYIAFATQWWMFFLLPIHYLMGPIHGAIVNWCGHLYGYRNFELGDQSRNTLIFDFITLGELFQNNHHKFPSRPNFAVRWFEWDPTYTVMLALHTLGCIRLTRRPAAVQSQLLARSK; translated from the coding sequence ATGGCTGTTCTTTTACTCTTGGTCGCCCATTCCGTGGCATCAGTCTTTTTCCAATCATTTTTTCTGCATAGGTATGCCGCTCACCGGATGTTTGAGCTTACGCCGTTTTGGGAAAAGTTTTTTTACTTAATGACTTACCTCACTCAGGGTGCATCATTCTTGAATCCTCGAGCTTACGCGGTACTGCATCGAGAACACCATGCTCATTCAGACACACCCGATGACCCACATTCACCCCATCAACACCCAGGTTTTGTGTCGATGATGCTTGCGACCAAACGCCGGTACGATAATCTGGTCGACTCCGATGAGGGCGATTCAAAATTACCCAGGTGGCAAATGCTCGACACCTGGGGCGCGAGCTACGCTTCAAGCATTCTTTGGATATCGTTGTATACCGGGTTTTATATTGCGTTTGCTACGCAGTGGTGGATGTTTTTCTTGTTGCCGATTCATTATCTGATGGGACCCATTCATGGTGCCATTGTGAATTGGTGTGGCCATCTCTACGGCTATAGAAACTTTGAGCTTGGCGACCAGTCGCGAAATACATTGATTTTCGACTTCATAACTTTGGGCGAACTCTTCCAGAACAATCACCACAAATTTCCGTCACGTCCCAATTTTGCGGTGCGATGGTTTGAATGGGACCCCACTTACACTGTGATGCTGGCGTTACATACGCTGGGTTGTATTCGATTGACGCGCCGCCCAGCGGCCGTTCAGAGTCAGCTGCTGGCGCGTTCTAAGTAG
- a CDS encoding DUF1365 domain-containing protein, with protein MRPFKKRNVVIPLKQHSGIYRGWVAHQRKAPKHGFKYPLFMMLIDLDELPYIFDSHPFWSVERRNIAAFRRRDYLGDPETDLKDTVHSKIREAGHPVPDGAVRLLTHIRYFGYSFNPVSFYYCYNKAEQLKCIVAEITNTPWDERHAYVLPITKNSKRITSHNFLFNKQFHVSPFLDMNYEYDWRFGVPGKRLTVHMKNQRDGEVHFHAALSLTHQPLTRGNLSRILVDFPLMTASVVLKIYWQAFLLWFRKATFFTHPGKRPIKESSNAPKSS; from the coding sequence GTGAGGCCATTCAAGAAAAGAAACGTTGTGATACCACTCAAGCAGCATAGTGGTATTTACCGCGGTTGGGTTGCGCACCAACGCAAGGCACCAAAGCACGGGTTTAAGTACCCACTTTTCATGATGCTCATTGACCTCGATGAGTTGCCCTATATTTTCGATTCGCACCCTTTTTGGTCGGTCGAGCGTAGAAACATCGCCGCCTTTAGAAGGCGTGATTATCTCGGTGACCCGGAAACCGATTTGAAGGACACGGTTCACTCCAAAATCCGGGAGGCTGGTCACCCTGTACCTGACGGCGCAGTTCGCTTACTGACCCACATCCGCTACTTTGGTTATTCCTTTAATCCTGTTTCCTTTTATTATTGTTACAACAAAGCCGAGCAGCTCAAATGTATTGTTGCTGAAATAACAAATACGCCGTGGGACGAGCGCCACGCATACGTATTGCCCATTACGAAAAACTCAAAAAGAATCACCTCCCACAACTTTCTTTTCAATAAACAATTTCACGTATCCCCGTTCCTCGACATGAACTACGAATATGACTGGCGTTTTGGCGTACCCGGTAAACGCCTGACAGTTCATATGAAAAATCAACGTGACGGCGAGGTTCACTTTCATGCTGCCCTCTCATTGACGCATCAGCCCCTGACACGTGGGAACTTATCTCGAATATTAGTTGATTTTCCGCTCATGACCGCCAGCGTAGTTCTCAAAATTTATTGGCAAGCGTTTCTTCTATGGTTTCGCAAGGCCACTTTTTTCACTCACCCCGGTAAACGCCCCATCAAGGAGAGCTCCAATGCACCAAAATCTTCATAG
- a CDS encoding NAD(P)-binding protein, giving the protein MKIGIIGSGISGLTCAHYLHEDHDIEIFESSDWIGGHTHTVDVEWEGQTHAIDTGFIVFNQLTYPNFLKLLSDCEVEYQDSSMSFGVLCQRTGLEYNATSIDTLFAQRRNIIRPSFWLILKDIYRFYKEADAALARGDARSLGRYLREEGYSTAFIEQHIVPMAAAVWSAPPSQMMSFPLEYLLRFFHNHGFTKLAGRPQWHVIKGGSREYVRKLVRPFKDKIRLKSRVQSVTRFEDRVELVVDGETLKFDEVIMACHSNTALKILTDANHEEKDILGNIPYQKNEVTLHTDKSLMPKAKKAWASWNYRVPKSESGDATVTYWMNKLQGLTGSPDFFVSLNQGLDIEPTKIIKTFFYDHPVYTRETVNAQKRHHEISGGRTHFCGAYWHYGFHEDGVKSALRVCEAIQEKKRCDTTQAA; this is encoded by the coding sequence ATGAAAATTGGCATCATTGGAAGCGGCATCAGCGGATTGACATGTGCTCACTATCTTCATGAAGATCACGACATTGAAATATTCGAATCCTCTGATTGGATTGGAGGGCACACCCATACGGTTGATGTGGAGTGGGAAGGACAAACTCACGCCATCGACACCGGGTTTATTGTCTTCAATCAGCTCACCTACCCCAACTTTCTAAAATTACTATCAGACTGCGAAGTTGAGTATCAGGATAGCAGCATGAGCTTCGGCGTGCTGTGCCAGCGCACAGGCCTTGAGTACAACGCAACCTCCATCGACACCCTTTTCGCACAACGGCGAAACATCATTCGGCCAAGCTTCTGGCTCATCCTAAAAGACATCTATCGTTTTTATAAAGAAGCTGATGCTGCCTTGGCACGCGGTGATGCAAGAAGCCTTGGACGGTACCTGCGCGAGGAAGGTTACTCAACTGCCTTTATCGAACAACACATCGTACCGATGGCTGCAGCAGTGTGGTCTGCACCTCCCTCTCAGATGATGTCTTTCCCGCTCGAATATCTCCTTCGTTTTTTCCACAATCACGGCTTTACGAAGTTAGCGGGTCGCCCCCAGTGGCATGTTATCAAAGGCGGGTCCCGGGAATACGTCCGTAAATTGGTTCGACCGTTCAAAGACAAGATTCGACTAAAGAGCAGAGTTCAATCTGTGACCCGTTTCGAGGACCGCGTTGAACTTGTGGTAGACGGAGAAACCTTGAAATTTGATGAAGTCATTATGGCTTGCCACAGCAATACTGCGCTTAAAATATTGACCGACGCCAACCATGAAGAAAAAGATATTCTTGGCAACATCCCATACCAGAAAAACGAAGTCACACTGCACACCGACAAATCCTTAATGCCCAAAGCAAAGAAAGCCTGGGCAAGCTGGAATTACCGTGTACCAAAATCGGAATCAGGTGATGCCACGGTAACCTACTGGATGAACAAGTTACAGGGATTGACCGGTTCACCAGACTTTTTTGTATCGCTTAATCAAGGTTTGGATATCGAACCTACTAAAATCATCAAAACATTTTTCTATGACCACCCCGTGTATACCCGCGAAACTGTTAATGCCCAAAAACGGCACCACGAAATAAGCGGCGGGCGCACACATTTCTGCGGAGCCTATTGGCACTATGGATTCCATGAAGATGGCGTGAAGAGTGCACTTCGAGTGTGTGAGGCCATTCAAGAAAAGAAACGTTGTGATACCACTCAAGCAGCATAG
- a CDS encoding class I SAM-dependent methyltransferase, whose product MEVLVRAAESGWVPDPLIRWGIRRLVAERLQDEKTKSTTGEPSNWVQSLNNAPIAINTGDANEQHYEVPPRFFELCLGQHLKYSGCEWNHQAQNLSDAESYTLRLTCERAELRNGHRILELGCGWGSLTLWMAEHYPESQITAVSNSAPQRKHIMAQASERGLKNVEVITCNMTSFQPEKTFDRIVSVEMFEHMRNWPQLLNQCNAWLNQDGKLFLHFFSHQTYCYPFEGEDSSNWMAREFFTGGMMPSHHLPSELSSPFKVENSWWTPGTHYAQTAEAWLDNIDAHHDDAKNLFRDHFGKEAGRAVQRWRMFFMACAEMFAFRKGTEWGVSHHLLGAHKE is encoded by the coding sequence GGTGGGGAATTAGAAGGCTTGTCGCGGAACGACTTCAGGACGAAAAAACTAAGTCAACGACAGGTGAGCCGTCCAACTGGGTACAGTCACTCAACAATGCGCCCATCGCCATAAACACCGGAGACGCCAATGAGCAGCACTACGAAGTGCCTCCCCGCTTCTTTGAACTCTGCCTGGGGCAACATCTAAAATACAGCGGTTGCGAGTGGAATCATCAAGCCCAAAATTTAAGCGACGCCGAAAGCTATACCCTTCGTCTAACCTGTGAGCGCGCCGAGCTTCGAAACGGTCATCGGATCCTAGAGCTTGGTTGTGGTTGGGGTTCCCTAACCCTTTGGATGGCAGAACATTATCCAGAGTCTCAGATCACCGCAGTCTCCAACTCTGCACCCCAGCGAAAACACATCATGGCTCAGGCCAGCGAGCGTGGTCTCAAAAACGTTGAGGTGATTACTTGCAACATGACCAGCTTTCAGCCCGAGAAAACATTCGACAGGATAGTTTCGGTAGAAATGTTTGAGCACATGCGTAATTGGCCGCAGCTGCTTAACCAATGTAACGCGTGGCTCAATCAAGACGGTAAGCTTTTTCTCCACTTTTTCTCCCATCAGACCTACTGCTATCCCTTTGAGGGAGAGGATTCATCCAACTGGATGGCTCGGGAGTTTTTCACGGGCGGCATGATGCCATCTCACCACTTACCCAGTGAACTATCTTCGCCTTTCAAAGTAGAAAACTCCTGGTGGACACCAGGCACTCACTACGCCCAAACCGCCGAGGCGTGGCTAGACAACATCGACGCTCACCATGATGATGCCAAAAACTTATTCAGAGACCACTTCGGCAAAGAGGCCGGACGTGCGGTACAACGGTGGCGTATGTTCTTTATGGCCTGCGCCGAGATGTTTGCTTTCAGAAAAGGCACTGAATGGGGCGTTTCACATCACCTCCTAGGGGCACATAAGGAATAG
- a CDS encoding class I SAM-dependent methyltransferase, protein MHQNLHSAPRLPKTRTATTWLTNLLAKTILERLEGMQGGSVNVNWRGSTYKLGEQSHVKHAIEMNIHDDRFFSTLATRGSIGAAEAYMDGYWTTNDLEGALLLVLNNYDMLEKMEGGLANLSKPVLALYHRLRDNTLTGSKKNISAHYDLSNKFFELMLDETMMYSSGIFKTPESTMHEASLFKLDRICKKLRLNPNDHVLEIGTGWGGFAIYAARHYGCKITTTTISQEQFELAQGRIREAGLENQIILLQQDYRELEGTFDKIVSIEMIEAVGHQFYESFFEVCQQRLKPGGSMLIQAITIADQHYLDARDSVDFIKRYIFPGSCIPSITALAQAANTSSDLKLFHLEDIGDHYATTLRRWREAFFDSINEVRELGFDDRFIKMWDFYLCYCIAGFDKRHISDVHMVMVRPDSKLESPAT, encoded by the coding sequence ATGCACCAAAATCTTCATAGTGCCCCAAGACTTCCTAAAACTAGAACTGCGACGACTTGGCTTACGAACCTTCTCGCGAAAACAATCTTAGAACGACTAGAAGGCATGCAAGGTGGTTCGGTCAATGTAAACTGGCGCGGCTCTACCTATAAACTGGGAGAACAAAGTCACGTAAAGCATGCCATCGAAATGAATATTCACGATGACCGATTCTTCTCCACACTGGCAACACGCGGCAGTATTGGCGCCGCGGAGGCCTATATGGATGGTTACTGGACAACAAATGACCTTGAGGGTGCTCTGCTCCTGGTCTTAAACAACTACGACATGCTCGAGAAAATGGAGGGAGGACTTGCAAATCTTTCTAAACCAGTGCTCGCTCTCTATCACCGCTTGAGAGACAACACCTTAACGGGTAGCAAGAAGAACATCAGTGCACACTACGATTTGAGCAATAAGTTTTTCGAGCTCATGCTTGATGAAACGATGATGTACTCCAGTGGAATTTTCAAGACACCTGAGAGCACGATGCACGAGGCCTCGTTATTTAAATTAGACCGTATTTGCAAAAAGCTGAGACTCAACCCAAACGACCATGTCTTAGAAATTGGTACAGGATGGGGAGGTTTCGCCATCTATGCCGCGCGCCATTACGGCTGTAAAATTACCACCACCACGATATCCCAAGAACAATTTGAACTTGCTCAAGGCCGAATCAGGGAGGCAGGCCTCGAAAACCAAATCATCCTCCTTCAACAAGACTACCGCGAGCTGGAGGGAACGTTCGACAAAATCGTCTCTATTGAAATGATAGAAGCAGTTGGGCATCAATTTTATGAGTCATTCTTTGAGGTGTGCCAACAAAGACTCAAGCCTGGGGGCTCTATGCTTATTCAGGCCATTACCATCGCTGATCAGCATTACCTTGATGCTCGGGATTCAGTTGACTTCATCAAAAGGTATATCTTCCCTGGAAGCTGTATCCCTTCCATTACAGCTCTCGCGCAAGCCGCTAACACCAGCTCGGATTTGAAGCTCTTCCATTTGGAAGATATCGGCGACCACTATGCTACCACGCTCAGGCGTTGGCGGGAGGCATTCTTCGATTCAATAAATGAAGTTCGAGAACTAGGATTTGATGACCGATTTATCAAAATGTGGGATTTTTATCTGTGCTACTGCATCGCGGGATTCGATAAGCGACACATCAGCGATGTCCACATGGTTATGGTTCGGCCCGACTCCAAGCTTGAATCGCCGGCTACTTAG